DNA from Chloroflexota bacterium:
TGGCGGATCCTGCGGCTGCTAAAACTCTCCCTGATAAAAAAAAAGACCGGAATATATCCGGTCTTTTTTTATTTCACTTGCTGCTTCAACAAAATATCACGATATTAATTCCTGCGTAAGAACGACAAACCCAAACCCAAAACGCCAAATATGGCCGCGCCAATAATCACAAATCCAATCGGCACCCCACCTGTTCCGGTGGTTGTATTTCCCGGTGGGAATGTAGGCACCACCAACGGAGGTGGAGGGGTCAACGTAGGCATACGCGTGGCTGGAACCTGAACCACAAATTGCGCTGCCAGGGTTGGGTCAATCGTTGGGGTGACGCGCGGCGTGGGCGTGGGGGGCGGCTCCACAATAGGCAACTCATCACCAATAATACGCACTAACGGGGCATACACCCAGGCCACTCCAGCATCCACACCTGGGTACAAAATTTCAACCCAATCGCCCGCGGGGGTGCGCCCCAGAGCCGGAACTTCTTGCCGATTGAGCAACACCCCCACACGGGGATAGTCGGTGCCAGGCCCGGAACGCACGTTAATTTGTTCTTCAGGGTCTGCATACACAATCGCAATCGGGCCGCTGGGCGTGCCGGTTACTGTAGCAATTGCCACGGTTGGCTGCTGGGCTTCTCCAGCATCGGGGGGTTGAATAATCTCATTGGCGCGCGCCACCGACCGGGGCAGAATCACCATACCACCCAGAAAAATGAATATCCATAAGCCAAATTTTAATTGACTGATTCGCATCCTACCTCCAAAATTTCGCGCTTATACCTTACTACCAGGTATCTAAACAGTCAAGTTCTTGATATAATTCTAGTGTGACACTGTCACATTAGAAACAAGAAGCCCGAAATTAGAGGGTGGAAGTGTTGCGCAACACTTCCACCCTCTAATTTCGGAAACTTTTCGCGAATGTAGTATTGTCAAATTAATAAGTTATCAATTCGTCTTTCCTACAAAGCAAAAGATTTTATAACAAACAGCTTACCACACCTATGAAGAAAAAAATCTACCACGGAGATATCCAACCCGCCATTTTCGCGAAAGCGTTGATTGCCGAATTCAATCGAGGGAATTTAGAAGCCCAACAGACCCACCGGCCGGATGGTGTTTATATCCAGATTGGGACACGCTCATATCGACAATCCGGGGGGCAAACCGGGATCAGCGTGGCGATTCAGAAGGTAGCAGATGGGGTGTCTGTGGCGCTGGGCGATCACTCGGTGTTGGGGGTGGCAGCCAGCCTGGGGAGTACAGCAATTTCGGCATTGCGCAATCCTTTCAATTTGATCAGCCGCCTGGACGATGTGGCTCAGGATATTGAAAGCCTGCAACTAGATGATCATATTTGGGATTTGATTGAACGCGTGGCGGCAGCCGAAGGTGCATCCACCGAACTCTCGGAGCGGCTGCGCAGGCTGGTTTGTGAGTTCTGCGAGACGGCCAATCTGATAGGGGAGAGTAGCTGCATCGCCTGTGGAGCACCGCTGGGAAATGTGCAACCCGGTACTTGCCAACACTGCGGTTTTATTGTCCGGCGCAATGAACATACCTGTCCGCACTGCAAAAAGCCGCTGTAAACATTTTAACAAAAAAAGATATGCGGATTGCATATCTTTGAAGTATTTCAGCAAATACGGCTATCACGGTTCTTTTAACATTGTCAGCGTGGTTTGTATTCCGGTGAGCAGTGATGCCTCAT
Protein-coding regions in this window:
- a CDS encoding SH3 domain-containing protein — protein: MRISQLKFGLWIFIFLGGMVILPRSVARANEIIQPPDAGEAQQPTVAIATVTGTPSGPIAIVYADPEEQINVRSGPGTDYPRVGVLLNRQEVPALGRTPAGDWVEILYPGVDAGVAWVYAPLVRIIGDELPIVEPPPTPTPRVTPTIDPTLAAQFVVQVPATRMPTLTPPPPLVVPTFPPGNTTTGTGGVPIGFVIIGAAIFGVLGLGLSFLRRN
- a CDS encoding zinc ribbon domain-containing protein, with product MKKKIYHGDIQPAIFAKALIAEFNRGNLEAQQTHRPDGVYIQIGTRSYRQSGGQTGISVAIQKVADGVSVALGDHSVLGVAASLGSTAISALRNPFNLISRLDDVAQDIESLQLDDHIWDLIERVAAAEGASTELSERLRRLVCEFCETANLIGESSCIACGAPLGNVQPGTCQHCGFIVRRNEHTCPHCKKPL